One stretch of Lytechinus variegatus isolate NC3 chromosome 17, Lvar_3.0, whole genome shotgun sequence DNA includes these proteins:
- the LOC121430819 gene encoding uncharacterized protein LOC121430819 — MADRFLEDHNSCDECGEKWLSTVNDREPNARYFTRRNLCSRCARGKCAKTILDSPTSSSLSNMRCCEHRHRDIFLYCMKCRQPICDVCVLLTHSGHEYQDINKVVEERRESARELLGKILDKDKELVFDRRNIDECTEAVNERFKRLTFAVLVRVEDRSRNIEEDYRVSVRKIESRAKDEKLKIDRWKDNRLREMKEEKDAKSREIKQRQITLMHELDEVKQKLLAQIEEVREGLDSADEIIMEAKGLAERTLDYGSQELIQMDGPMTSNSRLAGCMELELDQDMINTVKDIAESVKFEPEKSDVDDVNLLGRFVTTAPAWCKEHTIQVGLPKFRLLNATTDTNRVAFTGENDDDQYGLYTMNIENGSTNLVTSESHCITDSSSIEADLMAVCRKGRTAIEVWNTQRGKVKRHIKVPRSWSHTCLTVDHDGMIIARNHSNTQGKLNVYRSDNGEKVRSIPYNGTIYSLHALSNGRLVIQSAATELVIINSIGATCANINHEVWQWVRCAVARDDSIIVAYGRKDDPSAIYVDSYSSNGEFLDHVTKQRCCPSLDHIAVVVTRSGKIVLQNGDDVMIYDRLIPLIPVTSSTRTIDTVSRLSTSSPPRSPTRRTIFMCIPT; from the coding sequence ATGGCAGATCGGTTTCTGGAGGACCACAACTCATGCGACGAGTGCGGTGAGAAATGGCTGAGTACGGTCAATGATAGGGAGCCCAATGCCAGATACTTCACGAGAAGAAATCTCTGTTCCAGATGTGCGCGGGGAAAGTGTGCTAAAACGATATTGGATTCCCCGACGTCTTCTTCGCTTTCAAACATGAGGTGCTGTGAGCATCGACATCGggatatttttctctattgcaTGAAATGCCGCCAGCCAATATGTGATGTTTGTGTGCTCCTTACCCACTCAGGACACGAATATCAGGATATTAATAAAGTGGTGGAAGAAAGGCGTGAAAGCGCCAGAGAATTACTCGGGAAAATTCTTGATAAGGACAAGGAGCTCGTGTTCGATCGTCGTAATATTGATGAATGCACTGAGGCTGTCAACGAGCGCTTCAAGAGACTGACATTCGCAGTGCTTGTCCGCGTTGAGGATAGGTCAAGAAACATTGAGGAGGACTACCGCGTTTCTGTAAGAAAGATCGAAAGTCGCGCAAAAGACGAGAAATTAAAGATAGACAGATGGAAAGACAATCGCTTGAGAGAgatgaaagaggaaaaagatGCGAAGAGCCGAGAAATCAAGCAAAGACAAATCACACTCATGCATGAGCTCGATGAAGTGAAGCAGAAGCTGCTGGCTCAGATCGAAGAGGTTCGAGAAGGTTTGGATTCAGCCGATGAGATTATAATGGAAGCGAAAGGACTCGCAGAACGGACACTGGATTACGGGAGCCAGGAATTAATACAAATGGACGGTCCAATGACATCTAACTCCCGTCTTGCTGGATGTATGGAGCTGGAGCTCGACCAGGACATGATTAATACAGTCAAAGATATCGCAGAGAGCGTGAAGTTTGAACCAGAAAAGAGCGATGTTGACGATGTGAACTTACTTGGTCGGTTCGTCACCACTGCCCCTGCCTGGTGCAAGGAGCACACTATTCAAGTCGGTCTTCCAAAGTTTCGGTTGTTGAATGCGACCACGGACACAAATCGCGTGGCTTTTACGGGCGAGAACGACGATGATCAGTACGGGCTATATACGATGAATATTGAAAATGGAAGCACGAACCTTGTAACATCTGAAAGTCATTGTATCACAGACTCATCTTCAATCGAGGCCGATTTAATGGCAGTGTGCCGAAAAGGGCGAACGGCGATCGAAGTTTGGAATACGCAACGTGGAAAGGTGAAGCGGCACATTAAAGTTCCACGATCGTGGTCTCATACATGCCTCACCGTTGACCACGACGGCATGATCATCGCTCGCAATCACTCCAACACCCAGGGGAAACTTAACGTCTACCGGTCCGACAACGGTGAAAAAGTCCGCTCCATTCCGTACAATGGAACAATTTACAGTCTCCATGCGTTGTCGAACGGTCGTCTCGTCATCCAATCGGCAGCGACTGAGTTGGTTATTATAAACAGTATCGGAGCTACATGCGCCAACATCAATCACGAGGTCTGGCAGTGGGTACGATGTGCTGTAGCAAGGGATGACTCCATCATTGTCGCATACGGAAGGAAAGATGACCCCTCGGCGATTTACGTTGACTCCTATTCATCCAATGGCGAATTTCTTGACCATGTGACGAAACAGCGATGTTGCCCGTCCCTCGATCACATTGCCGTGGTCGTGACGAGATCGGGGAAGATCGTGCTCCAGAACGGTGACGATGTAATGATCTATGATCGCCTGATCCCCCTGATTCCCGTGACTTCGTCCACCAGGACGATTGACACGGTCTCAAGGTTGTCGACGTCTTCGCCGCCGAGATCGCCGACTCGCCGAACTATTTTCATGTGTATTCCGACATGA